The genomic window TTATCAGCAGTTTGGCAGCACTGGGCCCTTTAAATCGGAAAAATGAAAAACTGACAGATATGGGGGCGTCAAATCCGGTGACCAATTATGGGATCAGCAAAGCGCTTGCCGAAACATACTTGGCTCAGATTCCGAATCTGCCCCTAATCACCTTCAGGCCTACCGCAGTATATGGGCCGAGAGAGAAAGACATTTTCATATTGATTAAAACCATTAAAGCAGGGCTGGAGCTGTATATCGGCAAACAGGAGCAGGAACTGAGCTTTGTGTACGCCACCGATTTGGCGAATATCATTATAAAAGCACTTGCATCTGATGTTGTTGGCAAAAGTTATAACATTTCTGATGGGTCAGTTTATAGCCGTTCTGCACTAGCTAGCCATGTGCGTAAGGCCTTAAACAAAAAAACGTTGACGGTGAATGTGCCTGTGCAAATGATTAAGGGCCTTGCCTGGTCGATGGAACGTTTGTATGGCGTATTTAATAAGATTCCTGCTTTAAATGTAGATAAGATAAAAGAACTCACCGCCCTCAATTGGGGCTGCGACATTAAAAATATTCAGAACGACTTTGGTTTTGTGCCTCAATTCGGACTCGAACAAGGGCTTAATGAAACCATAAACTGGTACCGTAAAAACAATTGGTTATAAGATTTTAAATAAAATAGAATGAAACAACAAGTAAAAGCAGCTGAAGGCAAGCTGGGAATATTAATGCCAGGATTAGGCGCTGTAGCAACAACCATGATTGCCGGAGTTGCTGCAATTAAAAAAGGGATATCAAAACCTATCGGTTCGTTAACACAGATGGGTACCATCCGTTTGGGAAAAAGAACAGAAAAAAGAGAACCAAAAATTAAAGATTTTGTGCCTCTGGCTGGTCTTGAAGACTTAGTTTTCGGTGGTTGGGATGTTTATGAAGATAATGTTTACGAAGCGGCAATGAATGCCCGCGTATTAGACGCTAATCTTTTGCGCGATGTACGCGAGGAATTACAGGCCATTAAACCGATGCGCGCTGCTTTCGACAGAAATTATGTAAAAAACCTTGATGGTAAATATGTAAAAGATCTCGATAACCGTTACGAACTGGCTTTAGCCGTAATGGAAGATATTAAAAACTTCAAAGCAGAAAACAATTGCGATCGTATAGTATTGGTGTGGTGTGGTTCTACCGAAATTTATTTCGAACCATCAGAAGTTCACGAATCGCTTGCTGCTTTTGAGCAGGGTTTAAGAGATAACGATTTGCGTATTGCACCAAGTATGATCTATGCTTATGCCGCATTAAAATTAGGAATTCCTTTCGCTAACGGAGCACCAAACTTAACGGTTGATATTCCAGCCTTAATCGAACTGGCTAAAGAAACCGATACCCCAATTGCCGGTAAAGATTTTAAAACCGGTCAAACTTTAATGAAAACAATTTTGGCACCTGGTTTGGCAGCACGTTCGTTAGGTGTAAACGGTTGGTTTTCTGATAATATTTTAGGTAACCGCGATGGTTTGGTGTTAGATGATCCTGATAATTTTAAAACAAAAGAAGTATCTAAACTGGGGGTATTGGAAGATATCTTTAAACCAGAGGTTAACCCTGATTTGTATGGTGATATGTACCACAAAATCAGGATCAACTATTATCCGCCTCACGGTGATAACAAAGAAAGCTGGGATAACATCGATATTTTCGGTTGGTTAGGTTATAAAATGCAGATCAAGATCAATTTCCTTTGTCGCGATTCGATTTTAGCCGCACCGATTGTATTAGATCTTGCTTTGTTTATCGATCTGGCTAAACGTGCAAACCTATCGGGCATTCAGGAATGGTTATCATTCTACCTGAAATCGCCACAAACGATTCCAGGAGTACCTGCTGAAAACGACATTTTTAAACAGTTAATGAAACTTCAGAACACCTTACGTTACATCATGGGCGAAGAATTGATCACCCATTTAGGTCAGGATTACGAAGAAGAACTGATAGAAACAGTATAGTGTTTATCCACAAATTTCTTTCAACGGCTCTGGGAATCGGGTATATCGGCAAGGGCGCAGGTACTTATGCTGCTATAGCAACCTGCATCTGCTGGCATCTTTTCCAGAGCCCTTATACCAACCCTTATTTATGGCCGGTGCTCTTCACTATGCTCATCGTGATATTGGGGGTAATGAGTGCCGATCGGGTTGAAGAGATTTGGGGGAAAGACCACGGTAGAGTGGTGATTGATGAAGTGGCTGGAATGTGCATCACCCTATTGTTTGTGCCTTTAAAATGGGAATACACCCTTATAGGACTTATTCTATTTAGGTTTTTTGATATCCTCAAGGCGCTTTACATCCGAAAACTCGAAGAATTACCAGGTGGTTGGGGGGTAATGGCAGATGATGTACTGGCTGGGATTTATGCAAATGTTATACTGCAACTGGTTGTTGCTTTAGCACTGTTTTAACCATAATGTTCACTTATCTAAAAGCACAGGCATCATCCTTAGTGGCCTCGGCAACAGATTTCGGTGTGACCATTCTTGCCGCAAATCTTTTTGGCTGGTGGTATCTGGCAGCAAGTATTACAGGTACGGTAGCAGGTGGAGCAGTTAATTTTTATGTGAACCGGAAATGGGTTTTCGAAAGTGAAGCTACCGTTATTAAATGGCAGGTGCTGAAATATATTTTGGTATGGGCCGGCAATCTGATTATCGTAACCGCGGGTGTGTTTGTGCTCACCCATTTTTTTAATCTCAATTATGTTCTCGCTAAAGTAGTTAGCTCAGTTATAACCGGGTTGAGTTACAATTATATCATGCAAAAGCAGTTTATTTTTTCAAGCTAAATGAAACCGATCTATTCATTTTTTCTCCTCGTGGTGCTCAGTTTTATTTTGCAGGTAAATGCTTTTGGCCAAAGAACAGTAGTATCTGGCACCGTGCGCGATGCGGTTACCAAAGAAACACTGCCCAATGTTTCCGTCTTTTTTAAAGACACTAAAATAGGGATACAGACCGATGTGAATGGAAAGTACACATTGGTTTCTCCCGATCCACAAAGCGAAATCACTTTTAACTATGTAGGTTATCGGGCAGTTTTTAAAAATGTTATGCCATCTGCAACGCAGGAACTCGATATTGCATTGGTTCCTGATTCAAAAGCTCTGGACGAAGTGGTCATTGTTGGTGGAAAAAAGGTGAGATACCGCAATAAAGATAATCCGGCGGTCGAATTGATCCGCCAGGTAATTGCCCATAAAGATGAAAACCGGATAAAGAGTTACAATACGGTGTCTTTTAGGCAGTATGAGAAGATGTTGTTTTCGTTGAGCAATGTTTCGGAAAAGTTTAAGAACAAAAAGATGTTCAGAAATTATCAGTTTTTATTTCAGGAACAGGATTCGACCTTAATTGGCGGAAAAAACCTCTTGCCGGTGTACATTCAGGAGCAACTAGCCGATAGTTACCTCAGTAAAGATCCAGAAAGAAATAAAACTGTTGTTATTGCCGAGAAACAGGTAAACTTCGATAGCAGGTACATCGATAATAAAGGAATGAAAACCTATTTCGATAGGATGTATCAGGATATTGATATCTATAAAAATAACATCTCTGTAATCAGTAATGAGTTTTTAAGTCCGATTTCGGATGGGGCACCTGCTTTTTATAAGTTTTTTATTACCGATACGTTAAAAAATCAAAAGCCTGAGGTCATCGAGCTGTCTTTTACGCCACGCAATACAAACGATATGTTGTTCGAAGGAAAGATTTATGTAACGAACGATAGCCATTACGCCGTTACCGGAGCTTCATTTGGGGTAAATAAAAACATTAACCTCAATTTTGTACGTGGGTTAAAAGTTGATCTCGATTTTGAAGCCAACAACAAAGGTAAATACAGTTTGAGCAAAAGTAATCTGTTGGCCGATTTTGGTATTGGCAAAACCAAAGGCATAGGTTTTACCGGCGAGCGTACTGTTACCTATAAGAATTACCAGTTTGATGCGGTTCTGCCCGATACTATTTTTCAAGGGAAAAGTACCGTGGTGCAGGCCGATGCAGCAAAAAAAGACGATAAATTCTGGGAGCAAAACAGACTGGATACCATTTCGAAGAACCAGCTTAAGATTTACGGCAATATTGATACCCTGCAAAACCTGCCATCTTTTAAACGGACGATGAAAATCGTTACGCTTTTATTTGCTGGCTATCAGAATCTGGGTCCTTACGAAATTGGTCCGGTAAATACATTTTACAGCTTTAACAATGTAGAAGGGTTGAGGCTGCGTATTGGGGGAAGAACAACACCCGAACTGAGTAAACGTTATTATTTCGAAAATTATTTGGCTTATGGGATTAAAGATGAGAAATGGAAGTTTTTCCTTTCCGGAACTTATTCGCTGAATAACAAATCGATCTACGAATTCCCCCAAAACTACGTGAGGGCCAGTTTTCAGCGCGACACTAAAATTCCCGGACAAGAGCTTCAGTTTGTGCAGGAAGATAATTTCCTGTTGTCGTTTAAGCGCGGGGTAAATGATATGCTGTTGTACAACGATTTTTACCGTTTAGATTATGTAAAAGAATTCGAAAACCACTTTTCTTATAACCTCGGCTTTAAAAAGTGGAGCCAAACGCCTGCCGGTGGACTCAATTACCTAAACGGAGCAAATCAATCTGTCAACCGGTTAAGTACCAGTGAAATTTCTCTGCAATTAAGGTACGCTCCGAATGAAAAGTTTTATCAGGGAAAAATATACCGTGTGCCCATTGCCGATCGTTATCCGGTATTTAATTTGCGTTATACTGCAGGTTTAAAGGGTGTTTTCGGTGGCGAATACAATTACCATAACTTAATGGGCAGCATCGATAAACGTTTCTATTTATCGCAGTTAGGCTATAGCGATGTAACTTTCGAAGGTGGTTATATCGCCGGAAAAGTGCCGTTCCCTTTATTGGCCATACACCGGGCTAACCAAACTTATGCCTATCAGCTCAACTCTTACAACCTGATGAACTTCCTAGAGTTTGTGAGCGATCACTATGTGAGCATCAATATCGATCATAATTTTAATGGCTTCTTTTTTAATAAAGTACCGTTGATCAAAAAATTAAAGTTGAGAGAAGTGGTATCATTCAAAGCCTTATATGGTGGATTGAGAAATGAAAATAACCCAAATTTCCAATCGGGATTGTACCAGTTTCCCGTTTACGAAAATGGCGCACAAAGAACTTATGCATTGGGTAACGAGCCCTATATGGAAGGTAGTGTTGGTGTAGGCAATATCTTTAAACTATTAAGGGTCGACGTAGTGAAACGGTTCAACTACCTCAATAATCCAGAAGTTTCGGAATGGGGAATAAGGGCAAGGGTAAAATTTGATTTTTAAGAAAAAAGCTATGGAAAAAAATCTAAGAGACAGCCTGCAACAGGGCATATATAAGGTGATTAACCCTTTTGTAAAGGGACTGATAAAAATAGGTTTAACACCTAATGCGGTAACCACCATTGGCCTGATCCTGAATATCGGTGTGGCGGTTATTTTTGTGCTCGGTGCCGAAAAATCGAACCGCGGCGATATGTCATACATTGGCTGGGGAGGGGCGCTGGTGCTTTTTGCAGGCCTGTTTGATATGCTCGATGGTCAGGTGGCGCGATTGGGTAACATGAGCTCGAAGTTTGGAGCTTTGTACGATTCGGTGCTCGATCGCTACAGCGAAATGATTATGTTTTTAGGAATTTGTTATTACCTGGTTGCGCATCATTATTTTTTAAGTTCCTTGTTTGCGTTTATCGCATTAATTGGCTCGATGATGGTGAGTTATACCCGTGCAAGGGCCGAGGGATTAGGTGTGGAGTGTAAAGGTGGTTTAATGCAAAGGCCCGAAAGGGTAGTAACCATTGGCGTTTTTGCCATAGCCTGTGGTATTGCAGGTCATTTTATTGGTGGCAATTACAAAGTTTACATACCAGGTATTTCATTCCATGTTTTCGAAACGATGTCGATTTTTACCATGCCCATTACCCTAATGGCGGTATTGACTAATATTACGGCTATTAAACGTTTACAAGAGGCCAAAAAAGGGCTCGAAGCGCAAGAATTTAATGAGCGAAAAGGAAATAACAAGGCGGCATTAATTGCCGGCTTGGTATTAATGGGAAGTTTAGCCGGAATGCTTTCTTTTAACGCAAATGCGCAGGGATCAGATCCTTCTCCGATTACTTTTCCAACGCCAAAAGATATCAGTAATCAGCTGTTTTATTTACAGCGCGATCCAAATACCAATACCATTATCTGCCAGTTAAATGTAGACAAACATGGCGAAGTAAATAAAGAACAGCCCGTAAATGTATTTTGGATGCGTTACGGAGATAAAGGCGAAAAGAAAGAGCTGAGTTATATCCAACGGAAATTTGCTTATGGTATTATCAGCAAAAATCTGGGTAACGGTCAGTTCGAACTGCGGTTTACCTCGCATAAAAAGTTGCCGATGTATTTAAATAAATCTGGTGCAGATAAAAAATACCATGTTTTTGCCACCATTAACAATAAAAAAATGCAGTTGGAACGGATATTTCTTCGGATTGAGGGCGGTACTTTTTGGTTTCCGAATGTAAAATATGTAGAAATAAAAGGTTTTGATGCTTCAGAGCCTTCAAAGGTGTTAGTTGAAAGGATTAAGGTGTAGCGGAGGGCGTTATTCGGACAATGTTGATTGTCATTCTGAGTGCAACGAAGAATCTTTTGATATGAGGTTGGGCGCTGTGTGTTATAGATTAGAGATTCTTCACTGCGTTCAGAATGACAGCGATTTGTCAGTCTGAGGGGAGTCGAAGACTTTGACTAAACGCTCACCCGATCCGTCATTTCGAGCGGAGTGCAGCGCAGTCGGGAACCCGAAGGCTCTGCGAAGCAAAATCTAAAAGATAGATCTCTCCATTCCGCTTTGCTTCAGTCGAGATGACGACTCATCTATCTTGATTTGTCACCAGATACATCATTTCGAGCGAAGTGTACGAAGCCGGTAAATCTATATCGATTTGTCAGTCTGAGCGGAGTCGAAGACCTATGTTCAGAATAATAAATTGTTTGAGGAAAAGATCCTGAAACAAATTCAGGATGACGATTAAATGTGAGGGTAGTCGAAGACCAGTTAAAAATATTACCAAATGAAAAAGAATTTTGTTTCAAATTCAACAGCATCTATCAGGATGTTTAAAAATGACTTTTTAGAAAGCCTATCAAAAGTTAGGTTTTATGTACCGTTGATCGTGTATGTTCCGGTTATTGCTTTCCTTTTTTGGAAGGCGCTTTGGGAAATCGAGATGTCCGTTTTAAATTTTGCCGGTTGGTTTTTGTTGGGCCTGGCCATCTGGACCATTACCGAATACATCCTGCACCGCTATGTTTTCCATTTCGAGCCAGATGTGGAATGGGGCAAGAAAATCCATTTTATTTTTCATGGTGTACACCACGATTACCCCAACGATGCGAAAAGGTTGGTGATGCCGCCTTCGGCCAGTATTCCTATGGCCTTAGGCTTTTATTTTCTTTTCGATTGGTTATTGCCTGATACAGTGGTTTACCCATTTTTCTCTGGTTTTATGATCGGTTATCTCTTTTACGATATGGTGCATTATGCCCTTCATCATGCCAATTTTAAAAGTGGTTTCTGGAAACAGTTAAAACAGCACCATATGCTTCATCATTATTCCGATTCGACCAAGGGTTATGGGGTAAGCTGGACTTTTTGGGATCATATTTTTAGATCTAATTTTGATAAAAAATAACATGCAGCAAGAGGCATTGCTTAAAAACAGTTTTTATAATCTTCGGAATATTTATCTAACAGTTGCTATCTCTGTTGGATATCTATTGTTATCAGTGCTGCTGGTTGGCTTTAAAACCGATCAGCTGGTGCTGATTTTTATTTTTAATGCTTTGTTTTATATCTCGAAGGGAACCAGGCAGTTTATCCTTGGCTTTTCGATCTTTATTGTCTATTGGATACTGTTTGATTACATGAAAGCCTTTCCAAACTATCTTTTTAATACGGTACATATTGAAGATTTATATGACCTGGAAAAAAATACTTTCGGCATTAACTACCATGGCTTAATACTTACACCTAACGAGTATTGGAAAATAAACAGTACTGCGTTTTTAGATGTATTGACAGGGCTTTTCTACCTGATGTGGGTACCTGTTCCGCTGGCCTTCGCTACTTATCTTTTCTTTAAGAATAAGGAACAGTTTGTTCGGTTCTCGCTCACCTTTGTTTGGGTAAATTTGTTAGGTTTTGTGTTGTACTACATTTTTCCGGCTGCACCGCCATGGTATGTGCAGGAACATGGCTTCGAGTTTATCGCCAAAACTGCCGGCAATACTGCTGGATTGGCCCGGTTTGACCATTATTTTAACATTACACTTTTTCATGGTATATACAGCAAAGGTTCTAATGTATTTGCGGCTATGCCATCGCTGCACTCATCTTATCCTGTTATTGTTGTTTATTATGGTTTAAAAAACCGCTTGGGTAAGATCAATATTTTCTTTGCTGCTGTAATGCTTGGCATCTGGTTTTCGGCTGTTTATACCAGTCATCATTATACGCTTGATGTATTGGCCGGATTAAGCTGCGCATTTTTGGGTATTATCTCTTTCAATTATTTAATACGGAATACTAAGTTGAAACAGTTTGCAGAAAATATGATAAGAGTTATTGGTAATTAGAAGCCCAGTAGCCGATCTTACACCATTAATATCTCTTATCATATTTTATTATTTTATAGCACCAAAAGCTGCAAAATAAGAGTTTTTATGCAGAATTTCGGTAACGCTAAACCCAACTTTTTGCAATAGAGCCAGTTGATAGTTTAAAGAACGCGGGGTATCTTCATATTCAATATAATCAAATACCTTTTGCTTATATTCCGCACCGCCAAGTGTTTCAAGGTAGGCCCCGTATTGCTCCTGAAAAAGATGATCGATCAATACAGAATCGTGTGCAATGAGGTCTGAAATCCAGATACTACCTCCAGGTTTTAAAGCCTGGTAAACTTTAGTAAAAACAAGTTCCCAATCGGCATCGGTGCGCAAATGATGAAATGTTGCAGCAGCAAGTATTATATCGAAATGATTCTCGGGTAAATTAAGGTTACGCATATCGTCCTGTATAACGTTTACTGTTCCGGTAGTTTGCACCGATACCCTATCTCTTGCACGTTCCAGCATCGGTAAACTCAAGTCGTTAAGTGTACAGTTGAGATTTGGGATTTTGCTGAGCATTTTTAACGTGTAATTGCCTGCACCACATCCAATATCCAACAGTTCTTTTGCATTTGGATTAATATATTTGGCCGCTCCGGTGCAAAGCTCCATGGTAAGCGGTGCATCGATGGTCGTTTGTTGTCCACTCTCCAAGTTCGAGAAACGTTCTACATCGTTATCAAACCTTGTTTTAATTTCTTCATTTGTTGCCTTATGCGAATAATCTTTATTCATTGCTTTAATTTTTTTGTAAAGTTAGTGCTGTTGATCATATTTGTAAAATATCAATTTTAGCATAAAACGATACCTATTAAGTATTATAAATATGGAGCTCAGACATTTGTTGTATTTTAAAACTGTTGCAGAAGAACTTCATTTTACCAAGGCTGCAGCAAAACTTTTCATCTCGCAGCCCCCCTTGAGCAGGCAGATTAAAGAACTTGAAGAAGAACTCGAAGTACAATTGTTTACCAGGAGTAATAAGCGGGTTGCATTAACAAATGCCGGAAAGTACTTTAAGACTGAAGTAGATGCTATGTTTGCCAAACTGGAAGAGAGTAAAGAAGTGGTCCGTAAAATTCATGATGGCGTTAGTGGCGAATTAAAGATTGGCTACATCAGTTCGGTTTACCAATCGCAACTGGCAGAAATTTTAAAATTAATGCACCAGGAATTCCCTTATTTGAAGACGAGTTTATTCGAAGTGCCCACACTTGCTCAAATTAAAGAGCTGGAACATGGTGGTTTAGATGTGGGGATTTTAAGAGCACCGGTTCTATCAGAAAAATTGAAAGTAGAATCTTTGTTTTTTGATCCATTTGTAGTGGTTATTCCTTTAACAGACCAAAAAATTGATGCGAAGAACGGACTTGCTGATTTTTTGAAGAAAAGCCCGTTTATATTCTTTAATAAAGATTTTGCGCCTCAGTATAACCAGAAACTGATGGAAATTTGCCAGCGGATGGGCTTTAGTCCCGATATTACCCACGAGGCCAACAATGTACACTCCATATTACAATTGGTAGAAGCAGGCCTGGGGGTATCTATTTTGCCATTGTCGTTAAAAAAACAATATGCACAGTTGAAAGTATCTTTTATTGAATTTGATGCTATTCCGGTCAACACAGAGGTGGTACTGGCTTATAAAGAATCAAATAAAAATCCGGCGTTAAGCTGGTTTATTAAATATTATGCCGAGTTAAAAATCAATTGATTTTCAATAAGATAAGTATAATGAAATCCAGTACCGTTAATCAATATACATTGATTGACGACCGATGAAATTGTAAGAAAGGCCGTTTTCTAATGGGAGGCAGTCATTTTTACAAATTTCAAAATCCTATAGCCACTCATTGGGTATTATTTTTCAAAAGAAACGGTCAACTGCATAAAACACGGCCAGTAAAATGGATTGATGTAAAATTAGCCCCAAAAAGGTAGTTGATTTCCGATTTTCTACCATATCATTTCCGATTTTCACCTCTTTTAAACTTGTAAAAGCACAAATTTGCCGCAACCAAGATCAAAAGCCTGTGTTAAGGCTTAACACAAAATGAATTATACAAGTTTACCTAACCCATGTAAGAAATTATTGTTCGCCATATGTTTTCTGGCTACAGTAGTTATTGCTCATGCACAAAAGGCAGCTGATGAAAAAGAAGCAATGAAAAATCTGCTTGACAGGCAATTTGAATTTGCACAGAAACAATATCAGTTACTGGCCAAAAACACACCGGCAGACCGCATGCCTAAAACCTATTATGCAAAAAATAATAAACTGGAAACGAGCGATACCAAATGGTGGTGCAGTGGTTTTTATCCAGGTTCGCTACTTTACATTTACGAATACACCAAAGATTCAGGTACCTTAAAAGAGGTAGAAAAGCGCCTTGCCGTACTAGAGAAGGAGAAACATTATATCGGAAACCATGATTTAGGTTTCATGATGTTCTGTAGTTTCGGCAATGCCTATCGCATTACAGGTAATGCGCGATATAAACCAACCATCGATACAGCTGCAGCTTCGCTTGCCACGCGCTACCGTCCGGCTGCTAAAGTAATCCAATCTTGGAACAGCAGTAAACAATGGAAAGGCCCTGTCATTATTGATAATATGATGAATCTGGAGTTGTTGGCATGGGTGTCTGATCATGGTGGCGATCCGAAATACAAGAAAATTGCCATCAACCATGCTGATACTTCGCTTAAAAACCATTTCAGGTCAAACTATAGTTCCTATCATGTAGTAGATTACGACATGACTACTGGCAAAGTACTTAAGAGAGGTACGGCCCAGGGGGCTTTTGACGAATCGGCCTGGAGCCGTGGTCAGGGCTGGGGATTATACGGTTATACCATGATGTACCGTTTTACCAGGAACAAACATTATCTTAATCAGGCAAAAAACATCGCAAAATTTATCATCAATCATCCGAATATGCCTGCCGATCAGGTTCCATACTGGGACTTTAACGCACCGAACATTCCAGGTACTTATCGTGATGCTTCTGCCGCTGCGGTTATTGCCTCTGGTTTGTTGGAATTAGGACAATATGCAACAAAAACCGAACGAAAATTATATGTAGGCGAAGCAAAGAAAATGATCATTTCACTCTCATCTGATGCATATACTGCAAAGCTGGGTGAAAACGGTGGTTTTTTACTGATGCACAGCACTGGAGCCTTACCCCTTAAATCTGAAGTCGACGTTCCGCTAAGCTACGCCGATTATTACTATCTCGAGGCGCTGATGCGCTACAAAAACTGGTATTTATAACACACACAAAATGGAAAGAAGAAAATTTATAGGCGCGTTGTCATTAACCGGCATATTTGGGCTGTTTAATCCTAACGAAGTTTTGTCCGCTACAAAAGTTAATAAAAATACAGGTGCTCAACCAAAAAATGACAGAGAATATTGGTATAAACTACTGTATAAAATTGCCAGCCCTGTTGTTTCCAATTTAGCCAATGGAACACTGATTAAAAATATGCCAGTGGTTACGGCACCGAAATTCGACTCCAGAACACCTGCTGTATCGTACTTAGAAGCTGTTGGCCGTACCTATGCCGGAATTGCACCCTGGCTTTCGTTACCTGATGATACCACAACCGAAGGTGTTTTAAGAAACAAGCTGAAATTACAGGCCATTCAGGGATTGGATAGCTGTTTTGCAGCAAATAGTCCTGATAAACTAAATTTTACCAAAGATTATCAGCCGATTGTTGATTCAGCCTACCTGGCACAAACCTTTTTAAGAGCCCCTAAAGCCCTATGGGAACCCTTGAAGCCCGAAACAAAACGCGAAATTATTGCTTCGTTTAAATCATTGAGGAACAGAAAACCCTTTAAAAATAACTGGTTGTTATTTGGTTCTATTACAGAAGCTTTTTTATTATCGATTGGTGAACAACACGATGAAAGCCGCTTAAATGAGGGGGTAGATACATTAAACGCATGGTATAAAGGAGATGGTTGGTATGGTGATGGCGTAAACATGGCTTTTGATTATTACAATTCTTTTGTAATCCACCCGATGATGGTGGATACGCTAGCTGTTATGCTCGATAAAAAGCTAATCAAAAAAGAACGATACGATCTTGCCGTAAAAAGGATGCAGCGTTATGTAGTCGGGCAAGAGCGTATGATTTCTCCTGAAGGAACCTATCCACCAATCGGACGTTCAATTACCTATAGAACCGGTGCTTTCCAGGCTTTAAGCCAAATTGCCTTAATGCATAAGTTACCAGCCACCATTCAGCCAGCTCAAGTGCGTTCTGCCTTAACTAAAGTAAAACAGAATATGTACGAGATCCCTGGAACTTTTGACTCAAAAGGATGGTTACAGCTTGGCTTTTGTGGTCATGATCCTGAAATAGCAGATTATTATACTTCTACAGGCAGTTTGTATATGGCCACCTTATCATTCCTTCCTTTGGGTTTACCCGCTAGCGACGAGTTTTGGGCGGCACCTGCGGCAGAGTGGACATCAAAGAAAGCCTGGGCAGCAAAACCATTCACCAAAGACTATCATGTAGATTTTTAACCTAGAAAAAAGGAGGCTGTATCTTAAAGTTAAGTTCGATTCAAATTGTTAAGTTAAGCTTCTTGATGAATCGGGATTTGGGTCGGAAAAACTAAGGATTGGGACGGGCTTGGTTCGGGCTTGGTTCGGACTTACAACAGAGTTGTGACAATTATATCCGAACCAACTATGTTTTAAAACCCTGTTAAATTTGTTGAAATAGCACATTGATTACAATTCTTTTTTTATCTTAGTGGTAATCATCCCATAATTTTAAAAATTATGGCAATATTTAAACAAGGAATCAACGGTGGTTTCACCGGGAAAGTTGGGAGCGTAATAGGCTATCAGCTAAATGGACAATGGGTAATGAAAGCTTTACCTAAATCCAGTGCAAAAAACAAAAAAGGAACAGCCCAACAAAAGCTTTGCAGGTTTGGTTTTACCAGGATGCAGCATTTCCTTAAACCCTTAATTAACTTCATTAGGGTAGGGTACAATATCGAATCTAAACTGAGGATGATGACTGCGCATAATGCTGCCAAGTCGTACAATATGCGCAATGCATTGGATGCGAATGGCGAAATTGATTAT from Flavobacterium sp. W4I14 includes these protein-coding regions:
- a CDS encoding hypothetical protein (product_source=Hypo-rule applied; cath_funfam=2.60.40.1120; pfam=PF13715,PF18939; superfamily=49313,49464,81419,81736), with product MKPIYSFFLLVVLSFILQVNAFGQRTVVSGTVRDAVTKETLPNVSVFFKDTKIGIQTDVNGKYTLVSPDPQSEITFNYVGYRAVFKNVMPSATQELDIALVPDSKALDEVVIVGGKKVRYRNKDNPAVELIRQVIAHKDENRIKSYNTVSFRQYEKMLFSLSNVSEKFKNKKMFRNYQFLFQEQDSTLIGGKNLLPVYIQEQLADSYLSKDPERNKTVVIAEKQVNFDSRYIDNKGMKTYFDRMYQDIDIYKNNISVISNEFLSPISDGAPAFYKFFITDTLKNQKPEVIELSFTPRNTNDMLFEGKIYVTNDSHYAVTGASFGVNKNINLNFVRGLKVDLDFEANNKGKYSLSKSNLLADFGIGKTKGIGFTGERTVTYKNYQFDAVLPDTIFQGKSTVVQADAAKKDDKFWEQNRLDTISKNQLKIYGNIDTLQNLPSFKRTMKIVTLLFAGYQNLGPYEIGPVNTFYSFNNVEGLRLRIGGRTTPELSKRYYFENYLAYGIKDEKWKFFLSGTYSLNNKSIYEFPQNYVRASFQRDTKIPGQELQFVQEDNFLLSFKRGVNDMLLYNDFYRLDYVKEFENHFSYNLGFKKWSQTPAGGLNYLNGANQSVNRLSTSEISLQLRYAPNEKFYQGKIYRVPIADRYPVFNLRYTAGLKGVFGGEYNYHNLMGSIDKRFYLSQLGYSDVTFEGGYIAGKVPFPLLAIHRANQTYAYQLNSYNLMNFLEFVSDHYVSINIDHNFNGFFFNKVPLIKKLKLREVVSFKALYGGLRNENNPNFQSGLYQFPVYENGAQRTYALGNEPYMEGSVGVGNIFKLLRVDVVKRFNYLNNPEVSEWGIRARVKFDF
- a CDS encoding phosphatidylglycerophosphate synthase (product_source=COG0558; cog=COG0558; pfam=PF01066,PF16117; transmembrane_helix_parts=Outside_1_28,TMhelix_29_51,Inside_52_62,TMhelix_63_85,Outside_86_113,TMhelix_114_136,Inside_137_164,TMhelix_165_183,Outside_184_197,TMhelix_198_220,Inside_221_243,TMhelix_244_266,Outside_267_429), translating into MEKNLRDSLQQGIYKVINPFVKGLIKIGLTPNAVTTIGLILNIGVAVIFVLGAEKSNRGDMSYIGWGGALVLFAGLFDMLDGQVARLGNMSSKFGALYDSVLDRYSEMIMFLGICYYLVAHHYFLSSLFAFIALIGSMMVSYTRARAEGLGVECKGGLMQRPERVVTIGVFAIACGIAGHFIGGNYKVYIPGISFHVFETMSIFTMPITLMAVLTNITAIKRLQEAKKGLEAQEFNERKGNNKAALIAGLVLMGSLAGMLSFNANAQGSDPSPITFPTPKDISNQLFYLQRDPNTNTIICQLNVDKHGEVNKEQPVNVFWMRYGDKGEKKELSYIQRKFAYGIISKNLGNGQFELRFTSHKKLPMYLNKSGADKKYHVFATINNKKMQLERIFLRIEGGTFWFPNVKYVEIKGFDASEPSKVLVERIKV
- a CDS encoding 4-hydroxysphinganine ceramide fatty acyl 2-hydroxylase (product_source=KO:K19703; cog=COG3000; ko=KO:K19703; pfam=PF04116; superfamily=56322; transmembrane_helix_parts=Outside_1_26,TMhelix_27_49,Inside_50_53,TMhelix_54_76,Outside_77_136,TMhelix_137_159,Inside_160_206), producing MKKNFVSNSTASIRMFKNDFLESLSKVRFYVPLIVYVPVIAFLFWKALWEIEMSVLNFAGWFLLGLAIWTITEYILHRYVFHFEPDVEWGKKIHFIFHGVHHDYPNDAKRLVMPPSASIPMALGFYFLFDWLLPDTVVYPFFSGFMIGYLFYDMVHYALHHANFKSGFWKQLKQHHMLHHYSDSTKGYGVSWTFWDHIFRSNFDKK